In a genomic window of Streptomyces roseoviridis:
- a CDS encoding N,N-dimethylformamidase beta subunit family domain-containing protein, whose protein sequence is MGAEQIRRWESGALAHAVSDPFGQGPLPWLRGSENYFDDTGQMVPWYADETLARGGGGGPRTADDVHGQIKGFVSTGAVAPGEAIDFHITVDPPQQFSVDVYRIGHYGGDGASKITTSPRLSGIVQPAPLTADRTVSCHHWWQSWRLQIPSYWSIGAYVAVLTTVDGYRSHIPFTVRDSHPADLLLVLPDVTWQAYNLYPEDGRTGASLYHAWDEEGRLLGEEEAAVTVSFDRPYAGAGLPLHVGHAYDFIRWAERYGYDLAYAETRDLHAGRVDPSRYRGLVFPGHDEYWSVPMRRTVELARDQGTSLVFLSANTMYWQVELAASPSGAPDRLLTCRKRRGPGRAALWREIDRPEQQLLGIQYAGRVPEPHPLVVRNAGHWLWEATGAGEGDEIPGLVAGEADRYFPRTALPEHESRILLAHSPYRDGEGARRHQETSLYRAPSGAWVFASGTFAWSPALDRPGHVDARIQRATANLLDRICKRD, encoded by the coding sequence ATGGGGGCGGAGCAGATCAGGCGGTGGGAGTCGGGTGCGCTCGCGCACGCCGTGTCGGATCCCTTCGGCCAGGGCCCGCTGCCCTGGCTGCGCGGCTCGGAGAACTACTTCGACGACACCGGCCAGATGGTCCCCTGGTACGCGGACGAGACCCTGGCCCGCGGGGGCGGCGGCGGCCCCCGCACCGCCGACGACGTGCACGGCCAGATCAAGGGCTTCGTGTCCACCGGCGCCGTCGCCCCCGGCGAGGCGATCGACTTCCACATCACGGTGGACCCGCCGCAGCAGTTCTCCGTCGACGTCTACCGCATCGGGCACTACGGCGGCGACGGCGCCTCCAAGATCACCACCAGCCCCCGGCTCTCCGGCATCGTCCAGCCGGCCCCGCTCACCGCCGACCGGACCGTCTCCTGCCACCACTGGTGGCAGTCCTGGCGGCTGCAGATCCCCTCGTACTGGTCGATCGGCGCGTACGTCGCCGTGCTCACCACCGTCGACGGCTACCGCTCCCACATCCCCTTCACGGTCCGCGACAGCCACCCGGCCGACCTGCTGCTCGTGCTGCCGGACGTGACCTGGCAGGCGTACAACCTCTATCCGGAGGACGGCCGCACCGGCGCCAGCCTCTATCACGCCTGGGACGAGGAGGGCCGGCTGCTCGGCGAGGAGGAGGCGGCCGTGACCGTCTCCTTCGACCGTCCGTACGCGGGCGCGGGGCTCCCGCTGCACGTCGGGCACGCCTACGACTTCATCCGCTGGGCCGAGCGCTACGGCTACGACCTGGCGTACGCGGAGACCCGGGACCTGCACGCGGGCCGGGTGGACCCGAGCCGCTACCGGGGCCTGGTCTTCCCGGGCCACGACGAGTACTGGTCGGTGCCCATGCGCCGTACGGTCGAGCTCGCCCGCGACCAGGGCACCTCACTCGTCTTCCTGTCCGCCAACACCATGTACTGGCAGGTGGAGCTCGCCGCCTCGCCGTCCGGCGCGCCGGACCGGCTCCTGACCTGCCGCAAGCGCCGGGGTCCCGGCCGCGCGGCGCTGTGGCGGGAGATCGACCGGCCGGAGCAGCAGCTGCTGGGCATCCAGTACGCGGGGCGGGTGCCCGAACCGCACCCGCTGGTGGTGCGGAACGCCGGGCACTGGCTGTGGGAGGCCACCGGCGCGGGCGAGGGCGACGAGATCCCGGGCCTGGTCGCCGGCGAGGCCGACCGCTACTTCCCGCGCACCGCGCTCCCCGAGCACGAGAGCCGCATCCTGCTCGCCCACTCGCCCTACCGCGACGGCGAGGGCGCGCGGCGGCACCAGGAGACCAGCCTCTACCGGGCCCCGTCGGGCGCGTGGGTCTTCGCCTCGGGCACCTTCGCCTGGTCGCCGGCGCTCGACCGGCCGGGCCACGTGGACGCCCGGATCCAGCGCGCCACCGCCAATCTGCTCGACCGGATCTGCAAGCGGGACTGA
- the purD gene encoding phosphoribosylamine--glycine ligase — MKVLVIGGGAREHALCRSLSLDPDVTALHCAPGNAGIAEVAELHPVDQLDGDAVAALATELGAGLVVVGPEAPLVAGVADAVRAAGIPVFGPSREAAQLEGSKAFAKDVMAGAGVPTARSYVCTTPEEIDEALDAFGAPYVVKDDGLAAGKGVVVTEDIEQARAHALACDRVVIEEYLDGPEVSLFAITDGTTVVPLQPAQDFKRALDGDQGPNTGGMGAYSPLPWADPKLVDEVMATVLQPTVDELRRRGTPFSGLLYAGLAITGRGVRVIEFNARFGDPETQVVLARLRTPLAGVLLHAANGTLADQPPLRWSDEAAVTVVVASHNYPGTPRTGDPIEGLAEVAEKDAPHAYVLHAGTRRDGDAILSAGGRVLSVTATGTDLTEARERAYAAVGRIRLDGSQHRTDIAEKAARDARNARG; from the coding sequence GTGAAGGTCCTCGTCATCGGCGGCGGCGCCCGCGAACACGCCCTGTGCCGCTCTCTCTCCCTCGATCCCGACGTCACCGCTCTGCACTGCGCGCCCGGCAACGCCGGAATCGCGGAGGTCGCCGAGCTCCACCCCGTCGACCAGCTCGACGGCGACGCCGTCGCCGCGCTCGCGACCGAGCTCGGCGCCGGACTGGTCGTCGTCGGCCCGGAGGCACCGCTCGTCGCGGGCGTCGCCGACGCCGTCCGCGCGGCCGGCATCCCGGTCTTCGGCCCCTCCCGGGAGGCGGCGCAGCTGGAGGGCTCCAAGGCCTTCGCCAAGGACGTCATGGCCGGCGCCGGCGTGCCCACCGCGCGCAGCTACGTCTGCACCACCCCCGAGGAGATCGACGAGGCGCTCGACGCCTTCGGCGCTCCCTACGTCGTCAAGGACGACGGTCTCGCGGCCGGCAAGGGCGTCGTGGTGACCGAGGACATCGAGCAGGCCCGAGCGCACGCGCTCGCCTGCGACCGGGTCGTCATCGAGGAGTACCTCGACGGCCCGGAGGTCTCCCTCTTCGCCATCACCGACGGCACCACCGTCGTCCCGCTGCAGCCCGCGCAGGACTTCAAGCGCGCGCTCGACGGCGACCAGGGCCCCAACACCGGCGGCATGGGCGCCTACTCGCCGCTGCCCTGGGCCGACCCCAAGCTGGTCGACGAGGTCATGGCGACCGTCCTGCAGCCGACCGTGGACGAACTGCGCCGCCGCGGCACCCCGTTCTCCGGCCTGCTGTACGCGGGCCTGGCCATCACCGGCCGCGGGGTGCGGGTGATCGAGTTCAACGCGCGCTTCGGCGACCCCGAGACGCAGGTCGTGCTGGCCCGGCTCCGGACCCCGCTGGCGGGCGTCCTGCTGCACGCGGCCAACGGCACCCTCGCCGACCAGCCGCCGCTGCGCTGGAGCGACGAGGCGGCCGTCACCGTGGTCGTCGCCTCCCACAACTACCCGGGCACCCCGCGCACCGGCGACCCCATCGAGGGCTTGGCCGAGGTCGCGGAGAAGGACGCCCCGCACGCGTACGTGCTGCACGCCGGCACCCGGCGGGACGGTGACGCGATCCTGAGCGCGGGCGGCCGGGTCCTCTCGGTCACCGCCACCGGAACGGACCTGACCGAGGCCCGCGAGCGCGCCTACGCGGCGGTCGGCCGTATCCGCCTTGACGGTTCGCAGCACCGTACGGACATCGCGGAGAAGGCCGCCCGGGACGCCCGGAACGCCCGCGGCTGA
- a CDS encoding DNA polymerase III subunit gamma and tau: MSSLALYRRYRPESFAEVIGQEHVTDPLQQALRNNRVNHAYLFSGPRGCGKTTSARILARCLNCEKGPTPTPCGECQSCRDLARNGPGSIDVIEIDAASHGGVDDARDLREKAFFGPASSRYKIYIIDEAHMVTSAGFNALLKVVEEPPEHLKFIFATTEPEKVIGTIRSRTHHYPFRLVPPGTLREYLAEVCGREGIPVEDGVLPLVVRAGAGSVRDSMSVMDQLLAGAAEDGVTYAMATSLLGYTDGSLLDSVVDAFAAGDGAAAFEVVDRVIEGGNDPRRFVADLLERLRDLVILAAVPDAAEKGLVDAPSDVIERMQAQASVFGAAELSRAADLVNTGLTEMRGATSPRLQLELICARVLLPAAFDDERSVQARLDRLERGAAAAPPAAVFTTTSPAPQMGYVPTAEAHVPAPAAQPAAPAPAAVPPVQQAPAPAPQAPAPAATPAPAPSPEAPRPGAWPGAARPGGGAPGAWPGASASQAPAPSPAAQPQAPAAPPQAAASGPAASGGMAAGAAQVRNMWPSILEAVKNRRRFTWILLSQNAQVAGFDGTTLQLGFLNAGARDNFASSGSEDVLKAALAEQFNVHWRIEAIVDPSGGANPPPAAGGFGGGRPAAPAYQPASGYQSAAAPAPGHAPQAHAPAPVQPQGPGQGPGPGQGQAQNAASAPVRPQQPAHQAPAPAPAHTPQAPPPVAPEDDVPEEDDPDLVDSALSGHELIVRELGATVLEEYTNE; this comes from the coding sequence GTGTCGTCTCTCGCGCTGTACCGCCGCTACCGTCCCGAGTCCTTCGCCGAGGTCATCGGGCAGGAGCATGTCACCGACCCGTTGCAGCAGGCCCTGCGGAACAACCGGGTCAACCACGCGTATCTGTTCAGCGGACCCCGTGGCTGCGGAAAGACGACCAGCGCCCGGATCCTCGCGCGGTGTCTGAACTGCGAGAAGGGCCCCACTCCGACCCCCTGCGGGGAGTGCCAGTCCTGCCGGGACCTCGCGCGCAACGGGCCCGGTTCGATCGACGTCATCGAGATCGACGCGGCCTCACACGGTGGTGTGGACGACGCCCGTGACCTGCGGGAGAAGGCGTTCTTCGGGCCGGCGTCCAGCCGCTACAAGATCTACATCATCGACGAGGCCCACATGGTCACCTCGGCGGGCTTCAACGCCCTGCTGAAGGTGGTCGAGGAGCCGCCGGAGCACCTCAAGTTCATCTTCGCGACGACCGAGCCCGAGAAGGTCATCGGCACCATCCGGTCGCGCACCCATCACTACCCCTTCCGGCTCGTGCCGCCCGGCACCCTGCGGGAGTACCTGGCCGAGGTCTGCGGGCGCGAGGGCATCCCCGTCGAGGACGGGGTGCTGCCGCTCGTCGTGCGGGCGGGGGCCGGGTCCGTGCGTGACTCGATGTCCGTGATGGACCAGCTGCTGGCCGGCGCCGCCGAAGACGGTGTGACGTACGCCATGGCCACGTCCCTGCTCGGCTATACGGACGGGTCGCTCCTCGACTCGGTGGTGGACGCCTTCGCGGCCGGCGACGGCGCCGCGGCCTTCGAGGTGGTCGACCGGGTGATCGAGGGCGGCAACGACCCGCGCCGCTTCGTCGCCGACCTCCTGGAGCGGCTGCGGGACCTCGTGATCCTCGCCGCCGTGCCGGACGCGGCCGAGAAGGGCCTGGTCGACGCCCCGTCCGACGTCATCGAGCGCATGCAGGCCCAGGCGTCCGTCTTCGGCGCCGCCGAGCTCAGCCGCGCCGCCGACCTGGTCAACACCGGGCTCACCGAGATGCGCGGGGCGACCTCGCCGCGCCTCCAGCTGGAGCTGATCTGCGCGCGCGTGCTGCTGCCCGCCGCCTTCGACGACGAGCGGTCGGTGCAGGCCCGCCTCGACCGGCTGGAGCGCGGGGCCGCCGCCGCGCCGCCCGCCGCCGTCTTCACGACCACTTCGCCCGCGCCGCAGATGGGGTACGTGCCGACGGCCGAGGCCCACGTCCCGGCCCCCGCCGCCCAGCCCGCGGCCCCGGCCCCCGCCGCGGTGCCGCCCGTCCAGCAGGCGCCCGCGCCCGCCCCGCAGGCCCCCGCCCCGGCGGCCACCCCCGCGCCCGCGCCGTCCCCGGAGGCTCCTCGGCCCGGTGCCTGGCCCGGGGCCGCGCGGCCCGGTGGCGGTGCCCCCGGCGCCTGGCCCGGAGCCTCCGCCTCCCAGGCACCGGCCCCGTCACCCGCCGCGCAGCCCCAGGCCCCGGCCGCCCCGCCGCAGGCCGCCGCGTCCGGGCCCGCCGCCTCCGGCGGCATGGCCGCGGGCGCCGCGCAGGTGCGCAACATGTGGCCGTCGATCCTGGAGGCGGTGAAGAACCGGCGCCGCTTCACCTGGATCCTGCTCTCGCAGAACGCGCAGGTCGCCGGCTTCGACGGCACCACCCTCCAGCTCGGTTTCCTCAACGCCGGCGCCCGGGACAACTTCGCGAGCAGTGGCAGCGAGGACGTACTGAAGGCGGCCCTCGCCGAGCAGTTCAACGTGCACTGGCGGATCGAGGCGATCGTCGACCCCTCGGGCGGCGCGAACCCGCCGCCCGCCGCCGGAGGCTTCGGCGGCGGCCGCCCGGCCGCACCCGCCTACCAGCCCGCGTCCGGCTACCAGTCCGCCGCCGCTCCCGCGCCGGGGCACGCCCCGCAGGCCCACGCCCCCGCGCCCGTACAGCCCCAGGGCCCCGGCCAGGGCCCCGGTCCGGGCCAGGGGCAGGCCCAGAACGCGGCCTCCGCGCCCGTACGGCCCCAGCAGCCGGCCCACCAGGCCCCCGCGCCCGCCCCGGCGCACACCCCGCAGGCGCCGCCGCCGGTCGCCCCCGAGGACGACGTGCCCGAGGAGGACGACCCGGACCTCGTCGACTCGGCTCTCTCGGGCCACGAGCTGATCGTGCGCGAGCTCGGCGCCACGGTCCTGGAGGAATACACGAACGAATAG
- a CDS encoding MFS transporter yields the protein MPPSSSSSASSSSASSTSSFRGLPPVVWTLFAGTVINRLGYLVTPFLVFFLATRGVTGTETTYVLGALGAGNLLGPAIGGVLADRIGRRPTMLIGLVGAAAAQGALFVAPGVWTMAAAALLISATGMTVSPAAYALMADAVDPERRQRAYALFGWGVNIGTAVAGVLGGFLAAHGYWLLFAVDAGSMLLYAVVVATRLKEPSRAPRPAGDDGIGYGVVLRDRLAVVLLPLLGVQLFVYSLTEVALPLAIRDSGLSPAVYGAMAAVNAVLVVALQPFTTVRLARLPRLRVQAAGSALIAVGVALTGLAEGVVGFTVSVVVWSLGEVVVAGIAAAVIADLAPPHARGRYQGAFGWTWGVARFGALTLGVTLYTGLGPAALWWSALTAGLAAAAGTLLLRRRVEAAAERNERAAAEGNQRAVAVSGVAEVDGGDAVADGGDAVAGARAEATAGARTEAVAGARTEALAGAGAQDVARAGGSAVAVAGARTEAGDVARAREAGDVEVTGGAVGRV from the coding sequence ATGCCTCCCTCCTCGTCTTCCTCCGCCTCGTCTTCCTCCGCCTCCTCGACGTCCTCGTTCCGAGGTCTGCCGCCCGTCGTCTGGACGCTCTTCGCGGGGACGGTGATCAACCGCCTCGGCTACCTCGTCACCCCCTTCCTCGTCTTCTTCCTCGCCACGCGCGGTGTCACCGGCACCGAGACCACGTACGTCCTCGGTGCGCTCGGCGCCGGCAACCTCCTCGGGCCGGCCATCGGCGGCGTGCTCGCCGACCGCATCGGCCGCCGGCCGACGATGCTGATCGGCCTCGTCGGCGCCGCCGCCGCGCAGGGCGCGCTGTTCGTCGCGCCTGGGGTGTGGACGATGGCCGCCGCCGCGCTGCTCATCAGCGCCACCGGCATGACCGTCTCGCCGGCCGCGTACGCGTTGATGGCCGACGCCGTCGACCCGGAACGCCGGCAGCGCGCGTACGCGCTCTTCGGCTGGGGCGTCAACATCGGTACGGCGGTCGCCGGCGTCCTCGGCGGTTTCCTCGCCGCCCACGGCTACTGGCTGCTGTTCGCCGTCGACGCCGGGTCGATGCTGCTGTACGCGGTGGTGGTCGCCACCCGCCTGAAGGAACCGTCGCGCGCCCCGCGACCCGCGGGCGACGACGGCATCGGCTACGGAGTCGTCCTGCGCGACCGTCTCGCCGTCGTGCTCCTGCCGCTCCTCGGCGTGCAGCTCTTCGTCTACTCCCTGACGGAGGTCGCCCTGCCGCTGGCCATCCGCGACAGCGGCCTGTCGCCCGCCGTGTACGGGGCGATGGCGGCCGTCAACGCCGTCCTGGTCGTCGCGCTCCAGCCCTTCACGACGGTTCGCCTGGCGCGACTGCCGCGGCTCCGGGTGCAGGCGGCGGGCAGCGCGCTCATCGCGGTCGGCGTCGCCCTCACCGGCCTGGCCGAGGGGGTCGTGGGCTTCACCGTCTCGGTCGTCGTGTGGTCCCTGGGCGAGGTGGTCGTCGCCGGCATCGCCGCCGCGGTGATCGCCGACCTGGCCCCGCCGCACGCCCGCGGCCGCTACCAGGGTGCCTTCGGCTGGACCTGGGGCGTGGCCCGCTTCGGCGCCCTGACCCTCGGGGTCACCCTCTACACCGGCCTCGGCCCCGCCGCGCTGTGGTGGTCCGCCCTCACCGCCGGCCTCGCAGCGGCCGCCGGCACCCTGCTGCTGCGCCGCCGGGTGGAGGCCGCTGCCGAACGAAACGAGCGGGCCGCGGCCGAAGGAAACCAGCGGGCCGTGGCGGTGAGCGGGGTCGCGGAGGTCGACGGTGGCGACGCGGTTGCCGACGGTGGCGACGCGGTGGCCGGAGCCAGGGCCGAGGCGACGGCGGGAGCCAGGACTGAGGCCGTGGCCGGAGCCAGGACCGAGGCGCTGGCCGGGGCCGGGGCCCAGGACGTGGCTCGGGCCGGGGGCAGCGCCGTGGCCGTGGCCGGAGCCAGGACCGAGGCCGGGGACGTGGCCCGGGCCAGGGAGGCGGGCGACGTCGAGGTGACGGGCGGCGCGGTGGGCCGGGTGTGA
- a CDS encoding ArsR/SmtB family transcription factor, translated as MESGLSFSAADLAQTRFAVSPMWEVVTSFRLLATDSEPLVHRSWAAQVRPRVRRAGLHRGRLAALVPAHGYLADFLTPTPAGPFPTLDDELDAIRRTPAEQIAHDLATLARLTAPAAGLPTAAIPTGLPAGIPTGDIDLDRLCEEIRTYWELALAPYWARIRALLEADVFHRARQVAEHGSARVLSELHETVRWDDGTLRLVRRACALTRDEAGSGLLLVPSAFAWPRVLTRSVAPDPPQLAYPARGVGNLWERRTTSTATEAVAAVLGRSRALLLAELDTPASTTQLAAAFGLSAPAVSQHLVALRNAGLVSAHRSGRSVLYARTTVADALLCPREEYA; from the coding sequence GTGGAGTCCGGGCTCAGTTTCTCCGCCGCCGACCTCGCCCAGACCCGTTTCGCCGTCTCCCCGATGTGGGAGGTCGTCACCAGTTTCCGCCTCCTCGCCACCGACAGCGAGCCGCTCGTGCACCGGAGTTGGGCCGCCCAGGTACGCCCCCGGGTCCGCCGCGCCGGGCTCCATCGGGGCCGGCTCGCCGCGCTGGTCCCCGCGCACGGCTACCTCGCCGACTTCCTCACCCCCACCCCCGCCGGCCCCTTCCCCACGCTCGACGACGAACTCGACGCGATCCGGCGGACCCCGGCCGAACAGATCGCCCACGACCTCGCCACCCTCGCCCGCCTCACCGCCCCCGCCGCCGGGCTCCCCACCGCCGCGATCCCCACCGGACTCCCCGCCGGGATCCCCACCGGCGACATCGATCTCGACCGGCTCTGCGAGGAGATCCGCACCTACTGGGAGCTCGCCCTCGCCCCCTACTGGGCCCGCATCCGCGCCCTCCTGGAGGCCGACGTCTTCCACCGCGCCCGCCAGGTCGCCGAGCACGGCTCGGCGCGGGTGCTCAGCGAACTGCACGAGACCGTACGGTGGGACGACGGCACCCTGCGGCTCGTACGGCGGGCCTGCGCGCTCACCCGCGACGAGGCGGGCTCGGGGCTGCTGCTCGTACCCTCCGCGTTCGCGTGGCCGCGTGTCCTGACCCGCTCCGTGGCCCCCGACCCGCCCCAACTCGCCTATCCGGCGCGCGGGGTCGGGAACCTGTGGGAGCGCCGCACCACCAGCACCGCCACCGAAGCCGTCGCCGCCGTCCTCGGCCGCTCGCGCGCGCTGCTGCTCGCCGAACTCGACACACCCGCCTCGACCACCCAACTGGCCGCCGCCTTCGGCCTGTCGGCGCCCGCCGTCTCCCAGCACCTCGTCGCCCTCAGAAACGCGGGCCTGGTCAGCGCCCACCGCAGCGGCCGGTCCGTCCTCTACGCCCGCACGACGGTCGCGGACGCGCTGCTCTGCCCCCGCGAGGAGTACGCATGA
- a CDS encoding alpha/beta hydrolase — translation MTWTEHTFVREVRDVCEEREGNGGRTKSGGRAGNGGGVRLSLRDWGGTGRPLLLLHGLAGHAGEWDGVARRLRADGYRVVALDQRGHGASERQPGDVSRAAYVADVLAVLDRLGLTDTILVGQSYGGHAALLTAAATARTAPPAGSGISATARTAPPAGRAIAAAVLVEAGPGGSDPATLARVGDWLRAWPVPFPDREAAVAHLGGGPVGEGWADGLEERDGGLWPRFDPEVMVASLAENAGRAWWEEWAAIDVPVLAVLGQDGIVSDEEYDEMARRLPGLRAACVPGTGHDLHLERPDVLHALISGFLADIDA, via the coding sequence ATGACCTGGACCGAGCACACCTTCGTACGCGAGGTACGGGACGTGTGCGAGGAACGGGAGGGGAACGGGGGACGCACGAAAAGCGGGGGCCGGGCGGGGAACGGGGGCGGCGTCCGGCTCTCGCTGCGCGACTGGGGAGGCACCGGGCGGCCCCTCCTCCTGCTGCACGGACTGGCGGGGCACGCCGGCGAATGGGACGGCGTCGCCCGGCGGCTGCGGGCCGACGGGTACCGCGTCGTCGCCCTCGACCAGCGCGGACACGGCGCCAGCGAGCGGCAACCCGGGGACGTCTCGCGAGCCGCGTACGTGGCCGACGTCCTCGCCGTGCTCGACCGTCTGGGCCTGACGGACACGATCCTCGTCGGGCAGTCGTACGGCGGCCACGCCGCCCTCCTCACGGCCGCCGCCACCGCGCGCACGGCCCCGCCCGCCGGAAGCGGGATCAGCGCCACCGCGCGCACTGCCCCGCCCGCCGGGAGGGCGATCGCCGCCGCCGTGCTCGTCGAGGCCGGGCCCGGCGGCTCGGACCCGGCCACCCTGGCGAGGGTCGGTGACTGGCTGCGGGCCTGGCCGGTGCCGTTCCCCGACCGGGAGGCGGCCGTCGCCCACCTCGGCGGCGGACCCGTAGGGGAAGGCTGGGCGGACGGGCTGGAGGAGCGGGACGGCGGCCTGTGGCCCCGGTTCGACCCTGAGGTCATGGTGGCCTCGCTCGCCGAGAACGCCGGGCGGGCGTGGTGGGAGGAGTGGGCGGCGATCGACGTGCCCGTCCTCGCCGTCCTCGGGCAGGACGGGATCGTCTCCGACGAGGAGTACGACGAGATGGCGCGCCGGCTCCCCGGGCTCCGCGCCGCGTGTGTACCCGGCACCGGGCACGACCTGCACCTGGAGCGGCCCGATGTCCTGCACGCCCTGATCAGCGGGTTCCTGGCGGACATCGACGCGTAG
- a CDS encoding aldo/keto reductase, with product MRYRVLGGTGIEVSTYCLGTMMFGAVGNADHQDSVRIIHAALDRGINFVDTADMYSSGESEEIVGKALRDPRRRDETVLATKVYFPVGGEGPNRGGSSRRWIVRAVENSLKRLGTDWIDLYQVHRPDHRTDIEETLDALGDLVSQGKIRAFGCSTFPAERIVEAHAVAERRGLRRFRTEQPPYSLLARGIETSVLPVAQRYGMGVLTWAPLASGFLSGRYRRGGTVDLTSGRPALTPHRFDPALPVNQAKLDAVEELVAVADDLGCTLPELAVAFAATHPAVTSVILGPRTREQLEGLLKGASLVLPDEALDRIDAIVPPGTNLYQPDGVWRPAALTDPALRRRPVGERAAAD from the coding sequence ATGCGCTATCGGGTACTCGGCGGGACCGGGATCGAAGTCAGTACGTACTGCCTGGGCACGATGATGTTCGGGGCGGTCGGCAACGCCGATCACCAGGACTCCGTACGGATCATCCATGCCGCCCTCGACCGGGGGATCAACTTCGTCGACACGGCCGACATGTATTCGTCCGGCGAGTCCGAGGAGATCGTCGGCAAGGCGCTGCGCGACCCGCGCCGCCGCGACGAGACCGTGCTCGCCACCAAGGTGTACTTCCCCGTCGGCGGTGAAGGCCCCAACAGGGGCGGCAGCTCGCGCCGTTGGATCGTCCGGGCCGTGGAAAACAGCCTCAAGCGGCTCGGCACCGACTGGATCGACCTCTACCAGGTCCACCGGCCGGACCACCGCACCGACATCGAGGAGACCCTCGACGCCCTCGGCGACCTGGTGTCCCAGGGCAAGATCCGGGCTTTCGGCTGCTCGACCTTCCCCGCCGAGCGGATCGTCGAGGCGCACGCCGTCGCCGAGCGGCGCGGGCTGCGCCGCTTTCGTACGGAGCAGCCCCCGTACTCGCTGCTCGCCCGTGGCATCGAGACCTCCGTGCTGCCGGTGGCACAGCGGTACGGGATGGGCGTGCTGACCTGGGCGCCGCTGGCGTCCGGCTTCCTCTCCGGCCGGTACCGCAGGGGCGGGACGGTCGACCTGACCAGCGGGCGGCCCGCCCTCACCCCGCACCGCTTCGACCCCGCCCTCCCGGTGAACCAGGCCAAGCTCGACGCCGTCGAGGAGCTGGTCGCCGTCGCCGACGACCTCGGCTGCACGCTGCCCGAGCTGGCGGTCGCCTTCGCCGCCACCCACCCGGCGGTGACCTCGGTGATCCTCGGCCCGCGCACGAGGGAACAGCTGGAGGGGCTCCTGAAGGGCGCGTCACTGGTCCTGCCGGACGAGGCCCTGGACCGCATCGACGCGATCGTCCCGCCCGGGACGAACCTCTACCAGCCGGACGGCGTCTGGCGCCCGGCGGCCCTCACCGACCCGGCGCTGCGGCGCCGGCCGGTGGGAGAGCGGGCTGCGGCGGACTGA
- a CDS encoding helix-turn-helix transcriptional regulator has protein sequence MTTGMTIDRRELADFLRRSRERIRPQDAGLPAGPRRRTPGLRREEVAQLAGMSADYYIRLEQARGPQPSPQMLAALARALRLTVDERDHLHLLAGHRPPAGPAAGDHVAPGLLHLLDQLTGTPAQILNDLGDVLAQNAMARALLGGVCTVSEHGRNVVWRWFADPAARAAYPAEEHDHYSRLHVADLRAAFGRRGGDRAATRLVERLRGASEEFAELWARHEVAVRRHSRMRVLHPVIGPVDLDCQVLLAPEGDQRLVLHTPPPGTDTGERLALLGVVGTEQFAGAGEER, from the coding sequence ATGACGACCGGGATGACGATCGACCGCCGCGAACTCGCCGACTTCCTGCGCCGTTCCCGCGAGCGGATCCGCCCGCAGGACGCGGGTCTGCCGGCCGGTCCGCGGCGCCGCACGCCCGGCCTGCGGCGCGAGGAGGTCGCCCAGCTCGCCGGGATGTCCGCCGACTACTACATCCGCCTGGAGCAGGCCCGTGGGCCGCAGCCGTCGCCGCAGATGCTGGCGGCACTCGCCCGCGCCCTCCGGCTCACCGTCGACGAGCGCGACCACCTCCACCTGCTCGCCGGCCACCGTCCGCCCGCCGGGCCCGCAGCCGGCGACCACGTGGCACCCGGCCTGCTGCACCTGCTCGACCAGCTGACCGGCACCCCCGCGCAGATCCTGAACGACCTCGGGGACGTCCTGGCCCAGAACGCGATGGCCCGGGCGCTGCTCGGCGGGGTGTGCACCGTCTCGGAGCACGGCCGCAACGTGGTGTGGCGGTGGTTCGCGGACCCCGCGGCGCGGGCCGCCTACCCGGCGGAGGAGCACGACCACTACAGCCGCCTCCACGTCGCCGACCTGCGCGCCGCCTTCGGCCGCCGCGGCGGCGACCGGGCAGCGACCCGGCTCGTGGAGCGGCTGCGCGGCGCGAGCGAGGAGTTCGCCGAGCTGTGGGCGCGGCACGAGGTGGCCGTCCGCCGGCACAGCCGCATGCGCGTCCTGCACCCGGTCATCGGCCCGGTCGACCTCGACTGCCAGGTGCTGCTCGCCCCGGAGGGGGACCAGCGCCTGGTCCTCCACACCCCGCCGCCGGGCACGGACACGGGGGAGCGCCTGGCGCTTCTGGGCGTGGTGGGGACGGAGCAATTCGCCGGGGCGGGGGAGGAGCGCTGA